Proteins encoded by one window of Bubalus bubalis isolate 160015118507 breed Murrah chromosome 4, NDDB_SH_1, whole genome shotgun sequence:
- the TAS2R7 gene encoding taste receptor type 2 member 7 — MSSEGQSISMLIAAGEFSLGILGNAFIGLVNCVDWIKHKKIASIDLILTSLAISRISLLCIILLDCYILVLYPDVYTGGKQMRIIDYFWTLTNHLSVWFATCLSIFYFLKIANFFHPFFLWMKWRIDSAIPRILLGCLVFSVFISLPVINNLDDDFRHCVKMKLKINLSRRCRVHKAQHESIKIRLNLLTLLPFSVSLISFLLLILSLCRHTRRMQLRAPGSRDPSTEAHVRAMKAVISFLLLFIAYYLAYLVATSSYFMPETELAVIIGELIALICPSSHSLFLILENKKLRQASLRVLWKVKCILRRRNC, encoded by the coding sequence ATGTCAAGTGAAGGGCAGAGTATCTCAATGCTCATAGCAGCTGGGGAATTTTCACTGGGGATCTTAGGGAACGCATTCATTGGACTGGTAAACTGTGTGGACTGGATCAAGCACAAGAAGATTGCCTCCATTGATTTAATCCTCACCAGCCTGGCCATCTCCAGAATTTCTCTCTTATGTATAATACTATTGGATTGTTACATATTGGTCCTGTACCCAGATGTCTATACTGGTGGTAAACAAATGAGAATCATTGACTACTTCTGGACACTAACCAACCATTTAAGTGTCTGGTTTGCCACCTGCCTCAGCATTTTCTATTTCCTCAAGATAGCAAATTTCTTCCATCCCTTTTTCCTCTGGATGAAGTGGAGAATTGACAGTGCAATTCCTAGGATCCTGCTGGGGTGTTTGGTCTTCTCAGTGTTCATTAGCCTTCCTGTCATTAACAATTTGGATGATGATTTCAGGCATTGTGTCAAGATgaagttgaaaataaatttaagtcgAAGATGCAGAGTACATAAAGCTCAGCATGAGTCCATCAAGATACGTCTCAATCTGTTGACACTACTTCCCTTTTCTGTGTCCCTGATCTCATTTCTCCTCCTGATCCTCTCCCTGTGCAGACACACCAGGCGAATGCAGCTCCGTGCCCCAGGGAGCAGAGATCCCAGCACGGAAGCTCACGTGAGAGCCATGAAGGCTGtcatctccttcctcctccttttcattGCCTACTACTTGGCCTATCTTGTGGCCACGTCCAGCTACTTTATGCCAGAGACTGAATTAGCTGTGATCATTGGTGAGTTGATAGCTTTAATCTGTCCATCAAGCCATTCACTCTTCCTAATTCTAGAGAACAAAAAATTAAGACAAGCATCTCTAAGGGTGCTTTGGAAGGTAAAATGTATCCTACGAAGAAGGAATTGCTAA